A part of Amycolatopsis camponoti genomic DNA contains:
- a CDS encoding ATP-dependent helicase C-terminal domain-containing protein, with amino-acid sequence MKLPDLPVRAVLPDVLSALDAHGTAVLVAPPGTGKTTLVPLALAASGSGRVVVAEPRRLAARAAASRMAALLGEPVGETVGYAVRGDRKVSSRTRVEVVTSGLLVRRVQGDPELPGVSTVLLDECHERHLDADLLLALLLDVRAGLRDDLRLLATSATVAAGRLATLLGDAPVITATAPTFPVSFSYVPPARGERIEACVARAVRTALSSGDGDVLAFLPGAGEIARTSGMLSLSDVDVLPLHGRLSAAHQDDVLRPRSRRRVVLATAVAESSLTVPGVRAVVDSGLARVPRVDHRRGLPGLATVRVSAAVATQRSGRAGREGPGRAYRCWAAHEQALLPAYPEPEIRTAELGRLALELACWSTPDGSGLAWWDPPGEGALAAGRALLATLGATADGVVTARGRRMAELGLHPRLARALLDGAAAVGPRNAAEVVALLDAGATLTDVNAELRRLRSAGDDAARRWKREARRLESLATKFSVTERSRATESGSATEGASSAEGGSATKSSRANDSGSASESSRATESGSATESSRVTESGSSAAKSRVTERNGATESVELAEPANAAPRTPPASRTPRTSAAPPPVAHHNSATELRTVTECTTPTVAKRADAALVVALAHPERLARRRPGGAPVYLMAGGTAAELPPGSGLDSEWLAIAEATRDPGRVHGTIRLAAAADERLATRVAPVSEVDEVTWDGDVLARRVRKLGAITLSEKPLKNPDVHDALVTGLRENGLGLLKWSQDATRLRERMAFLHRVRGEPWPAVDDATLLSDVDRWLDLSGARRKADLATIDAGTALKALLPWPEAAKLDELAPDRLEVPSGSHIRVDYRADQPVLAVKLQETFGWTETPTVSGIPVVLHLLSPAGRPAAITADLGSFWTTGYPAVRADLRGRYPKHAWPEDPATAVPTRHTRRRP; translated from the coding sequence GTGAAGCTCCCCGATCTGCCGGTCCGCGCGGTCCTGCCGGACGTTCTTTCGGCCTTGGACGCGCACGGCACCGCGGTGCTCGTCGCGCCGCCCGGGACGGGGAAGACGACGCTGGTCCCGCTGGCGCTGGCTGCTTCGGGGTCCGGCCGGGTCGTCGTCGCCGAGCCGCGTCGCTTGGCGGCGCGCGCCGCCGCTTCCCGCATGGCGGCTCTATTGGGTGAACCGGTCGGCGAGACGGTGGGATACGCCGTCCGCGGTGACCGGAAGGTGTCATCGCGGACGCGGGTCGAGGTCGTGACGTCGGGGCTGCTGGTGCGGCGCGTGCAGGGCGATCCCGAGCTGCCCGGGGTGTCGACGGTGCTGCTGGACGAGTGCCACGAGCGGCACCTGGACGCGGACCTGCTGCTGGCGTTGCTGCTCGACGTCCGCGCGGGGCTGCGCGACGACCTGCGGCTGCTGGCGACGTCGGCGACAGTGGCCGCCGGGCGCCTCGCGACGCTCCTGGGCGACGCCCCGGTCATCACGGCCACGGCGCCGACGTTCCCGGTTTCCTTCTCCTACGTTCCGCCGGCGCGCGGGGAACGCATCGAGGCTTGTGTGGCCCGGGCGGTGCGGACGGCGTTGTCGTCCGGCGACGGTGACGTCCTCGCGTTCCTGCCGGGCGCGGGCGAGATCGCGCGGACGTCGGGAATGCTGTCGCTGTCCGATGTGGACGTCCTGCCGCTGCACGGACGGCTCTCGGCGGCGCACCAGGACGACGTCCTGCGGCCGCGCTCACGGCGTCGCGTGGTGCTGGCGACGGCGGTGGCCGAGTCGAGCCTGACGGTCCCGGGAGTGCGCGCGGTGGTGGACTCGGGTCTGGCGCGGGTCCCGCGGGTCGACCACCGGCGAGGGCTGCCGGGGCTGGCGACGGTGCGGGTCTCGGCGGCGGTGGCGACGCAGCGGTCCGGGCGCGCGGGTCGCGAGGGGCCCGGGCGGGCGTACCGCTGCTGGGCTGCGCACGAGCAGGCGTTGCTGCCGGCGTACCCGGAGCCGGAGATCAGAACGGCCGAGCTGGGCCGGCTCGCGTTGGAGCTGGCGTGCTGGTCGACGCCGGACGGAAGCGGCCTGGCCTGGTGGGACCCGCCGGGCGAGGGAGCGCTCGCGGCGGGGCGCGCGTTGCTGGCGACACTGGGTGCGACTGCGGACGGCGTAGTCACCGCGCGCGGACGGCGGATGGCGGAGCTGGGGCTGCACCCACGGCTGGCGCGGGCATTGTTGGACGGCGCGGCGGCGGTGGGCCCGCGGAACGCGGCGGAGGTGGTGGCGCTCCTGGACGCGGGTGCCACGCTGACGGACGTGAACGCGGAGTTGCGAAGACTGCGGTCAGCCGGCGACGACGCGGCGCGACGGTGGAAGCGCGAAGCCCGGCGCCTCGAGAGCTTGGCGACCAAGTTTTCAGTGACTGAAAGAAGTCGTGCGACTGAAAGCGGTAGTGCCACTGAAGGTGCTAGTTCCGCTGAAGGTGGTAGTGCGACCAAAAGCAGTCGCGCCAACGACAGCGGTAGCGCGAGCGAAAGCAGTCGTGCCACTGAAAGCGGTAGTGCGACCGAAAGCAGTCGTGTCACTGAAAGCGGTAGTTCGGCTGCAAAAAGTCGTGTGACTGAAAGAAATGGTGCGACTGAAAGCGTTGAGCTTGCCGAGCCCGCCAACGCCGCCCCTCGCACGCCCCCTGCATCCCGCACACCCCGTACATCCGCTGCACCACCGCCAGTCGCTCACCATAATTCAGCCACTGAACTTCGTACAGTGACTGAATGCACTACACCCACCGTAGCGAAGCGAGCGGATGCCGCGCTGGTCGTCGCGCTCGCGCATCCCGAACGGCTGGCTCGGCGGCGTCCCGGAGGCGCGCCCGTCTACCTCATGGCCGGCGGCACCGCGGCCGAACTCCCGCCGGGCAGCGGGCTCGACTCCGAATGGCTGGCCATCGCCGAAGCCACCCGCGACCCCGGCCGCGTCCACGGCACCATCCGCCTCGCCGCGGCCGCCGACGAGCGGCTCGCCACCCGCGTCGCCCCGGTGTCCGAAGTGGACGAAGTCACCTGGGACGGCGACGTCCTGGCCCGGCGCGTCCGCAAGCTCGGCGCCATCACCCTCTCCGAGAAGCCACTCAAGAACCCGGACGTCCACGACGCCCTCGTCACCGGCCTCCGCGAGAACGGCCTCGGCCTCCTCAAGTGGAGCCAGGACGCGACCCGGCTCCGCGAGCGGATGGCGTTCCTGCACCGCGTCCGCGGCGAACCGTGGCCGGCGGTGGACGACGCCACCCTCCTGTCCGATGTGGACAGATGGCTCGACCTGTCCGGGGCACGACGGAAAGCGGACCTCGCGACCATCGACGCGGGCACCGCGCTCAAAGCCCTCCTGCCGTGGCCGGAAGCGGCCAAGCTGGACGAGCTCGCCCCGGACCGGCTCGAAGTCCCGTCGGGGTCGCACATTCGCGTCGACTACCGGGCCGACCAGCCGGTGCTCGCCGTCAAGCTGCAGGAAACCTTCGGCTGGACCGAAACCCCCACCGTGTCCGGCATCCCGGTGGTGCTGCACCTGCTCTCCCCCGCCGGCCGCCCGGCGGCGATCACCGCCGACCTCGGGAGCTTCTGGACCACCGGCTACCCGGCGGTGCGCGCCGACCTGCGCGGCCGCTACCCGAAGCACGCCTGGCCCGAGGACCCGGCCACCGCGGTCCCGACCCGGCACACCCGCCGACGTCCCTGA
- a CDS encoding glutamate ABC transporter substrate-binding protein — protein MRWRTLLGSVLLLVTATACGPGKVSPTDSLVTRASATDHLTIGIRFDAPGLSERTIDGRFVGFDVDVATFVASELGVAAKDITWRETTSATRETDLTSGSVDLVVATYSITDKRKQLVSFAGPYFTTGQDLLVRRTSPDITGPETLNGRRLCSVTGSTPAQQVKDKFAQAVQLVEYPRYPDCVTALLAGQIDAMTTDGVILAGYVTRDPELLKVVGKAFSKESYGVGLRKGDTQGVSAVDDAIRKMISSGEWLRSLNANIGPSGYQLPSPPEVTEK, from the coding sequence ATGCGGTGGCGCACGCTCCTCGGTTCGGTGTTGCTGCTGGTCACGGCCACGGCATGCGGGCCGGGCAAGGTCTCCCCGACCGACTCGCTGGTGACCCGTGCCAGTGCGACGGATCACCTGACCATCGGCATCCGGTTCGACGCGCCGGGGCTTTCCGAGCGCACGATCGACGGGCGATTCGTCGGGTTCGACGTCGACGTCGCGACTTTCGTCGCATCGGAACTGGGGGTGGCCGCGAAGGACATCACGTGGCGCGAGACGACGTCCGCGACCCGTGAGACGGACCTCACCTCCGGCTCGGTCGACCTGGTCGTCGCCACCTATTCGATCACCGACAAGCGCAAGCAGCTCGTGTCGTTCGCCGGGCCGTACTTCACCACCGGGCAGGACCTGCTGGTGCGGCGCACGTCACCGGACATCACCGGCCCGGAGACGCTCAACGGGCGCCGGCTGTGCTCGGTCACCGGTTCGACGCCGGCGCAGCAGGTGAAGGACAAGTTCGCGCAGGCCGTGCAACTGGTCGAGTACCCGCGGTACCCGGACTGCGTGACCGCGCTGCTGGCCGGCCAGATCGACGCGATGACCACCGATGGGGTGATTCTCGCGGGCTACGTCACGCGCGACCCCGAGCTGCTGAAGGTCGTCGGGAAGGCGTTCTCGAAGGAGAGCTACGGCGTCGGCCTGCGCAAGGGCGACACCCAGGGCGTGAGCGCGGTCGACGACGCGATCCGCAAGATGATCTCCTCCGGCGAATGGCTGCGCTCGCTCAACGCGAACATCGGGCCGTCCGGGTACCAGCTGCCGTCCCCTCCCGAGGTCACCGAGAAGTGA
- a CDS encoding MauE/DoxX family redox-associated membrane protein, producing the protein MLDAVGTLARLGLAAVWLVSGALKLADPGQTLIAVKAYDVLPDALANVVAIALPLVELVLGLFLLAGLATRWVAGAALVMLVVLIAGIAQSWARGLSIDCGCFGGGGQVAAGQTEYPQEILRDSGFALLAVWLLARPRTWLSLDGWLARGRGNSTEPERDYSGIAEGN; encoded by the coding sequence GTGCTGGACGCCGTCGGCACGCTCGCCCGGCTCGGGCTGGCTGCCGTCTGGCTCGTTTCCGGTGCGCTCAAGCTGGCGGATCCGGGCCAGACGTTGATCGCCGTGAAGGCGTACGACGTGCTGCCGGACGCACTCGCCAACGTGGTGGCCATCGCGCTGCCGCTCGTCGAACTCGTGCTCGGGCTGTTCCTGCTCGCGGGCCTGGCGACCCGGTGGGTCGCCGGCGCCGCGCTGGTGATGCTCGTCGTGCTCATCGCCGGGATCGCCCAGTCGTGGGCGCGCGGGCTGAGCATCGACTGCGGGTGCTTCGGCGGCGGCGGGCAGGTGGCGGCGGGACAGACGGAGTACCCGCAGGAGATCCTCCGCGACTCGGGGTTCGCGCTGCTGGCCGTGTGGCTGCTGGCGCGCCCGCGCACGTGGCTGTCGCTCGACGGCTGGCTGGCGCGAGGTCGCGGGAACTCCACCGAGCCCGAGCGCGACTACTCGGGTATCGCGGAAGGGAACTGA
- a CDS encoding DsbA family protein: MAQARGASTDKRKWIIGIAAVVVVAALVIGGVIWTISDKNKTEGQTIAAGGTSLAGDVTQKRDGVVVTVGKAGAKASIDVYADFLCPICGQFEKTYKAGVEQAINDGKLQVRYHMVPLLNDRSDPPGYSLDSANAALAAADAGKFLQFHDALFANQPEEGKRGYDKAQLIKLGQDVGITDPAFSQTVNAGTYDQQVNDAFQQIEKDPKLAQDFGNGRSGFGTPTVTANGAIVNWQDPSWLTTVTG; this comes from the coding sequence GTGGCCCAGGCCAGGGGCGCATCGACCGACAAGCGGAAGTGGATCATCGGGATCGCCGCCGTGGTCGTCGTGGCCGCGCTGGTGATCGGCGGCGTGATCTGGACGATCTCGGACAAGAACAAGACCGAGGGCCAGACGATCGCCGCCGGGGGCACGTCGCTGGCCGGTGACGTCACGCAGAAGCGCGACGGCGTGGTCGTCACCGTCGGCAAGGCGGGTGCGAAGGCCTCGATCGACGTGTACGCCGACTTCCTCTGCCCGATCTGCGGCCAGTTCGAGAAGACCTACAAGGCCGGCGTCGAGCAGGCGATCAACGACGGCAAGCTGCAGGTGCGCTACCACATGGTGCCGCTGCTCAACGACCGTTCCGATCCGCCCGGCTACTCCCTCGACTCGGCGAACGCGGCGCTGGCCGCGGCCGACGCCGGCAAGTTCCTCCAGTTCCACGACGCGCTGTTCGCGAACCAGCCCGAGGAGGGCAAGCGCGGCTACGACAAGGCGCAGCTGATCAAGCTCGGCCAGGACGTCGGGATCACCGACCCCGCGTTCTCGCAGACGGTCAACGCCGGCACGTACGACCAGCAGGTCAACGACGCTTTCCAGCAGATCGAAAAAGACCCGAAGCTGGCGCAGGACTTCGGCAACGGGCGGAGCGGCTTCGGCACGCCGACGGTCACGGCGAACGGCGCGATCGTCAACTGGCAGGACCCGAGCTGGCTCACGACGGTCACCGGCTGA
- a CDS encoding C40 family peptidase: MTEHHTDQLVRHSLDTTNQFADKLRHDPAAIGGARDAHVALQRSVGQTRDAAADQRVNLTSASSGSTTDRATATSKSLEQEVQDLLDESAEIEKAVAEAAESLHVGEIKNDQVRDQIIKEISASMKALAAVKSIQPPESRAAASRDILMKLQTKISQLTGQAATFSEQTINQLTDIGTRLGGGEQTTSASSAPSTKVGSSFNSNSGYSGGSDGGGGGGGGGGGGGGGGGAVHKPRLPVAIPPQPGSGVAINLPGGKQVMAPNETAAKAVRNALSQLGVPYVWGGTARGQGLDCSGLTMTSYQDAGLQLPRTAAQQTVGAEVPSIDQLLPGDLVVWSGHVAMVIGDGQMVEAGDPVQISKIRTTNAGQSFIGFYRPTG, translated from the coding sequence GTGACCGAGCACCACACCGACCAGCTCGTCCGGCACAGCCTGGACACCACGAACCAGTTCGCGGACAAGCTGCGCCACGACCCGGCCGCGATCGGTGGCGCGCGCGACGCGCACGTCGCGCTGCAGAGGTCGGTGGGGCAGACCCGCGACGCCGCCGCCGATCAGCGCGTGAACCTGACCTCCGCCAGCTCCGGCTCGACGACCGACCGCGCCACCGCGACGTCGAAGAGCCTGGAGCAGGAGGTCCAGGACCTGCTCGACGAGAGCGCCGAGATCGAGAAGGCCGTCGCCGAGGCGGCCGAGTCGCTGCACGTCGGCGAGATCAAGAACGACCAGGTCCGCGACCAGATCATCAAGGAGATCTCGGCGTCGATGAAGGCGCTGGCGGCGGTGAAGTCGATCCAGCCGCCCGAGAGCCGGGCCGCCGCGTCGCGCGACATCCTGATGAAGCTGCAGACGAAGATCAGCCAGCTCACCGGCCAGGCCGCGACCTTCAGCGAGCAGACGATCAACCAGCTCACCGACATCGGGACGCGGCTGGGCGGCGGCGAGCAGACGACGTCGGCCAGCAGCGCGCCGTCGACGAAGGTGGGCTCGTCCTTCAACAGCAACTCCGGCTACTCCGGCGGCTCCGATGGCGGGGGCGGCGGCGGTGGTGGGGGAGGCGGCGGAGGCGGTGGCGGCGGTGCCGTGCACAAGCCGCGGCTGCCGGTCGCGATCCCGCCGCAGCCCGGCTCCGGCGTCGCGATCAACCTGCCCGGCGGCAAGCAGGTCATGGCGCCCAACGAGACCGCGGCGAAAGCCGTGCGCAACGCGCTTTCGCAGCTCGGCGTGCCGTACGTCTGGGGCGGCACCGCGCGGGGCCAGGGCCTCGACTGCAGCGGGCTGACCATGACGTCGTACCAGGACGCCGGCCTGCAGCTGCCGCGGACGGCCGCGCAGCAGACGGTCGGGGCCGAGGTGCCTTCGATCGACCAGCTGCTGCCCGGCGACCTCGTCGTCTGGTCCGGGCACGTGGCGATGGTGATCGGCGACGGCCAGATGGTCGAGGCCGGCGACCCGGTGCAGATCAGCAAGATCCGCACCACGAACGCGGGACAGTCGTTCATCGGCTTCTACCGCCCGACGGGTTAA
- a CDS encoding YbaB/EbfC family DNA-binding protein, which translates to MADFDIDLASSRIAEQADRAGAEAEARFSRTGPVVGKASSPDSTIEVQVAPGGLLTGLTIHRSALRHGSAVIADQILELAQRATRRAGDKMYHALAPVVDASQLEVLGYEPIPDDDPDADTYSYGR; encoded by the coding sequence GTGGCTGACTTCGACATCGACCTGGCTTCTTCGCGGATCGCGGAGCAGGCGGACCGCGCGGGCGCGGAGGCCGAGGCGCGCTTCTCCCGGACCGGTCCGGTGGTGGGCAAGGCGTCGTCCCCGGACAGCACCATCGAGGTCCAGGTGGCGCCCGGTGGGTTGCTGACCGGGCTCACCATCCACCGGTCGGCGCTGCGGCACGGGTCGGCGGTCATCGCCGACCAGATCCTCGAGCTGGCCCAGCGCGCGACCCGCCGCGCGGGCGACAAGATGTACCACGCGCTGGCGCCGGTGGTGGACGCGTCGCAGCTCGAAGTCCTGGGTTACGAGCCGATTCCGGACGACGACCCGGACGCCGACACCTACTCGTACGGAAGGTGA
- a CDS encoding YbaB/EbfC family nucleoid-associated protein has protein sequence MISTRDLISQARAREAAMSKVDELLASATGTAHDLDGQVEATVDGRGKLLRLWLAPSAVNLGERLGPLVVEIAQAAMREATQDGYNKVALLLGEDMTFMIEQMTGMPAPARAEDDDPGMTVEEFQRLRAERLGSAPPETPAPPSAEDEDAYWDSFDPASLRSDR, from the coding sequence GTGATCTCGACACGTGACCTGATCTCCCAGGCCCGGGCCCGGGAAGCGGCGATGTCCAAAGTGGACGAGCTGCTCGCGTCCGCCACCGGCACCGCCCACGACCTCGACGGCCAGGTGGAGGCGACGGTCGACGGACGCGGCAAGCTGCTGCGGCTGTGGCTGGCGCCGTCGGCGGTGAACCTGGGTGAACGGCTCGGGCCGCTGGTGGTCGAGATCGCCCAGGCGGCCATGCGCGAGGCGACTCAGGACGGCTACAACAAGGTCGCTTTGCTGCTGGGCGAAGACATGACGTTCATGATCGAGCAGATGACCGGGATGCCGGCGCCCGCGCGAGCCGAGGACGACGACCCGGGCATGACGGTCGAGGAGTTCCAGCGGCTGCGCGCGGAGCGACTCGGTTCGGCGCCGCCGGAAACACCCGCACCCCCGAGTGCCGAGGACGAAGACGCCTACTGGGACTCCTTCGACCCGGCTTCGCTGCGCTCGGACCGCTAG
- a CDS encoding 4-hydroxybenzoate 3-monooxygenase: MTEHTTVVVIGAGVAGLTLGNILLRNGIDCVVLEKHSRAYVEQRQRAGTIDSRGVRMFREWGLEEVLVSDAPTDLEGGFFLDGEELPIELDDDSDSVFLPQQVLVRNLTDVFLRAGGDLRFEADDVTLENLEHPVVRYADRVITADFIAGCDGDRGVSRTAVPDGVLTRYSREYGYAWLSVLAEVPAKPSGMAIHSRGLAGMIPRGPHASRVYLQCALDDDLAQWPDERVWSELAARFGRPVTPGRIADKRLVPLRNVVHSPMHHGRLFLLGDAAHIVPPMSAKGIHLALFDAEVFARGVLRHVKEDDPSLLDAYSETCLSHVWNYQAFASWITDVMHDAGDASHAGEFRKRIARAELERQFTSPAASRLFGEFMAGVN, translated from the coding sequence ATGACCGAACACACCACCGTCGTCGTCATCGGGGCCGGGGTCGCCGGGCTCACCCTCGGGAACATCCTGCTGCGCAACGGAATCGACTGCGTCGTTCTGGAGAAGCACAGCCGCGCGTACGTCGAGCAGCGGCAACGGGCCGGGACCATCGACAGCCGCGGCGTGCGCATGTTCCGCGAGTGGGGGCTCGAAGAGGTGCTGGTGAGCGACGCCCCGACCGACCTCGAGGGTGGCTTCTTCCTCGACGGCGAGGAGCTGCCCATCGAGCTCGACGACGACAGCGACAGCGTCTTCCTGCCCCAGCAGGTCCTCGTCCGGAACCTCACGGACGTCTTCCTGCGCGCCGGCGGCGACCTCCGGTTCGAAGCCGACGACGTCACCCTGGAGAACCTCGAACACCCTGTCGTGCGGTACGCGGACCGGGTCATCACTGCCGACTTCATCGCCGGCTGCGACGGCGACCGCGGGGTCAGCCGGACGGCCGTCCCCGATGGCGTCCTCACCCGGTACTCGCGTGAGTACGGCTACGCCTGGCTGAGCGTCCTGGCCGAAGTACCCGCGAAGCCGTCCGGCATGGCGATCCATTCCCGCGGCCTGGCGGGGATGATCCCCCGCGGCCCGCACGCCAGCCGCGTCTACCTCCAGTGCGCACTCGACGACGACCTCGCGCAGTGGCCGGACGAGCGCGTCTGGAGCGAACTGGCCGCCCGGTTCGGCCGGCCGGTCACGCCCGGCCGGATCGCCGACAAGCGGCTGGTTCCCCTGCGGAACGTCGTCCACAGCCCGATGCACCACGGCCGGCTGTTCCTGCTCGGGGACGCGGCGCACATCGTCCCGCCCATGAGCGCCAAGGGAATCCACCTCGCCCTCTTCGACGCCGAGGTTTTCGCACGCGGCGTCCTGCGGCACGTGAAAGAGGACGACCCGAGCCTGCTCGACGCGTATTCGGAGACGTGCCTGAGCCACGTCTGGAACTACCAGGCCTTCGCGTCGTGGATCACCGACGTCATGCACGACGCCGGGGACGCTTCCCACGCCGGGGAGTTCCGCAAGCGGATCGCCCGCGCGGAGCTGGAGCGCCAGTTCACCTCACCCGCCGCGAGCCGCCTGTTCGGCGAGTTCATGGCCGGGGTGAACTAG
- a CDS encoding helix-turn-helix domain-containing protein, protein MPETRHFTLPPGETPEGKGWLPHGFHLGTHRHADGQLVYAAAGGFATTTTLGTWVAPANRVTWTPPGFDHSHRCYGRTDFRLVVIPAESCGELVAHPGVFAVSPLLREALLALTGPRESRPGAHRRLRAVVVDELAGPPEQSLHLPEPRDDRLRAVTGLLHADPARPETLSELGRTAGASERTLSRLFQAELGMGFLRWRTILRVHHALVHLTEGRSVLDTAMACGWSNPSSFIDAFTDVVGQTPGRYQAGLDPR, encoded by the coding sequence ATGCCGGAAACCCGCCACTTCACCCTTCCCCCCGGGGAGACGCCGGAAGGGAAGGGCTGGCTGCCGCACGGCTTCCACCTCGGCACCCACCGCCACGCCGACGGCCAGCTCGTGTACGCGGCCGCCGGCGGGTTCGCCACGACCACCACGCTCGGGACCTGGGTCGCGCCGGCCAACCGGGTCACCTGGACGCCGCCGGGGTTCGACCACTCGCACCGCTGCTACGGCCGGACCGACTTCCGGCTCGTCGTCATCCCGGCCGAGTCGTGCGGTGAGCTCGTGGCGCACCCCGGCGTGTTCGCGGTGAGCCCGCTCCTGCGCGAGGCCCTCCTGGCGCTGACCGGCCCGCGGGAGAGCCGTCCCGGCGCCCACCGGCGGCTGCGCGCGGTCGTCGTCGACGAGCTCGCCGGGCCGCCCGAGCAGTCCCTGCACCTGCCCGAACCGCGCGACGACCGGCTGCGCGCCGTCACCGGTCTCCTGCACGCCGACCCCGCGCGGCCCGAGACGCTGAGCGAGCTGGGCCGGACCGCCGGGGCGAGCGAACGCACCCTCAGCCGCCTGTTCCAAGCCGAGCTCGGCATGGGATTCCTGCGCTGGCGCACCATCCTGCGCGTCCACCACGCCCTGGTCCACCTGACCGAGGGCCGGTCGGTCCTCGACACGGCGATGGCGTGCGGGTGGTCCAACCCGTCGAGCTTCATCGACGCCTTCACCGATGTCGTCGGCCAGACGCCGGGCCGGTACCAGGCCGGGCTGGACCCGCGCTGA
- a CDS encoding mycothiol transferase, which yields MTREHEDLLGLLAEVRKRLLIPVRDISDADAAKRTTVSELTLGGLIRHLATGERMWLQVLKSTDGALPDGMLDTAQYSMSETLAHWLSAYAAAAAETDAYVRSLPSLDVSVQLPTTPWSPPEPQFWSARRIVLHLIHETAQHAGHADVIRESLDGANSTAQLA from the coding sequence ATGACTCGCGAACACGAAGACCTGCTGGGCCTGCTGGCCGAAGTGCGGAAGCGCTTGCTGATCCCGGTCCGGGACATTTCGGACGCCGACGCGGCGAAGCGCACGACGGTCAGCGAGCTGACCCTGGGCGGGTTGATCCGCCACCTCGCGACGGGCGAGCGCATGTGGCTCCAGGTCCTGAAGTCCACGGACGGCGCCCTCCCGGACGGCATGCTGGACACGGCGCAGTACTCGATGAGCGAGACCCTCGCGCACTGGCTGTCGGCCTACGCCGCGGCGGCCGCGGAGACGGATGCGTACGTGCGTTCGTTGCCCTCGCTGGACGTTTCGGTGCAGCTGCCGACGACACCGTGGTCACCGCCGGAGCCCCAGTTCTGGTCGGCGAGGCGGATCGTCCTGCACCTGATCCACGAGACGGCCCAGCACGCGGGCCACGCGGACGTCATCCGGGAGTCCCTGGACGGCGCGAACTCCACCGCCCAGCTGGCGTAA